In Vibrio quintilis, the DNA window TACAAAGCTGGTTCACCTGTATGTTTAGGATCATGCTGGAGCGGTTCGAACGGAACAGCGCAGCAGGTTTCAAATGCGCTTAACGCAACGGTGACTGCACCAACCCGGCCAGTGAGATTTGATACAGTTACAGGACAGTGGGTACAAATGTCTGATAAAATGATGGAAGAATATCATTTCGATTTGATACATATTAAACCAGAAATGAAAACATTTACTCCAGAAAATAACTAATTATGAAAGTATTACCTTATTACAAAGAAGAGACAAAACGTCAATGTTCAGCTGCAATATCATTGGTTGATAATATTAATGTTTTGAGTAAAAAGGAATCAGCCATTGTCACTAACTATATGAGTTCTTGCCTTATTATTGATCAATGGCTGAGTAATGGCATGGACATACTGACAAGGGAATATGTGATTCCTACACAATTATGGTCTGATGGTATATATGTATGGAATGAGTCTCATATTTATTATGTGAGAAAATATCGAGCGAAACTACCATCAGCATTTATATCGCATATATATGAGCAGGTTGATATAGGATATGATCCTAAGGGGCTAAATATTGGAAATTTAATTACAAAGTATGAAAATATTTCAAAAAAAATATCAGAAGGTGATGAATCTTTTTATGATATATCGTATGAGTAAACAGTTGGTTCTGAATGGGGTTGTGAAGCATTTTATTTCTTTAACAAAAATAGAAGGTATGAAGATGAAACCAGATGAATTTCCATATAACCAATCTGGGTTGGCATTAGATGAACTGGAAAAACTCATCATTCGTGTTGTTGAACATGAGCTGGAAAGAGATGACTTATTAAAAAGTATTGCAGATGCAAGAGAAAGAGGCACTGTCCCAATCCGGGGGATTCAACATCAACTCATGCAGTACCGGAAAAAATATAGCCTCTACACACCTTTTTCAGATGATGAAAAACAATTAATTGATCACCTTTTAAATTACTGGGGATAAGGCTGTTCATCATTTTGTGCCACGTCTATTTTATAGGATTTAGATATTTATCCAGACATCCTTCAAAGACTGTCGAGTAGACGACACTTGTTACCAAGTGCCGCCCCTCTAAGAACCGTACGTGCAACTTTCACTGCATACGGCTCAAGCCTCCACTAAGGCATCATTGATACCCAGCAACTTATAAAGCAGTCGAAGCAGGTTCGTTCCAAGAGTTACGAGCTAGCCTTTTGGGTTTTCTCTTCGCCAAGTATTCTTGGTATTGAGGGTCAAAAGGGGTAGCAGCACTCCTAATTTTCACGTGTCTTTCGATAGGCACTTTCGCTATTTGGAACAGATTGAAGTGACAGTCCATGTTCATGATTTTCTGCCAACCGTGAAATTGCCATTGGCCTTTACGATTGAGAAAGTACTTATGAACAACCCAGTCTTTGGACTTGGTTGGATGACGCCTAACTGCCCAGTGCCATAGCGCTTGGAATAGTTTGTGGCCGACATACCCGAATATTTGTTTAGCAACACAGTGGCGATAGTAATTCGCCCATCCCCTGAGTTTCGGATTTATCAACTTGATAAGATCGTTAACAGGGATGGTTGCGTGCTTTTTAATGAGTTCTCGTAGATTTCTCAAGAATAACAGCGTGTTGGATTTGCTCGGTTTGATGAGCAATTTGCCTTTGTACTTCCTGTGATTGAAGCCTAGAAAGTTAAAGCCATCATCAATATGAGTGATCTTCGTTTTCTCTTCGGAGAGGGCTAACCCTCTTTCTGCCAAAAAGCCAGCTACCAACGGTTTGATGTCGTTCACTAGCACTTCCTTTGAAGAGCAAGTAACCACGAAATCATCCGCATAACCGATAAAGTTGGCTCTAGCCCCCTTTTTCAGGGCTGTAGATTTTATTTGTTGCTCTATTCCCGCGAGAGTCATTAGCATCAAGGTTGGAGAGATTATTCCACCTTGAGGTGTACCTTCATCGGTATCATAGAACAGACCCTTATCCACATAGCCAGACTTTAACCATTGCTCTAACATACGTTTATCTACCGTGATATTGTCCATAAGCCATTGATGCCCGATTTTGTCGAAGCAAGCCTTAATATCTCCCTCAAGAACCCATTTCGCTGATCGCTTTAGAGCCAAACATTTGAAACACTGACTGACGGCGTCAGCCGTGCTGCGATTTGTCCTAAACCCATAGCTATTGAGGTCGGCAAGCGTTTCGGACACTGGTTCGAATGCTAGAAGATGGAGGGCTTGTTGCGCTCTATCAATCATGCATGGAATACCCAATGGCCTGAGCTTACCGTTCTTTTTGGGAATGTAGATACGTTTAAGTGGTTTTGCAGAGTAAGCCTTGCGGCTCAGTTGATTGACTGCTTTCATACGGCGTGCATCTGTGGTCCAGGTGACACCGTCTATTCCAGGCGTTTTACTGCCTTTATTCTGAGAGACTCGCTTAACTGCAAGAAGCTTGGCTGAGCGAGAATGAGTCAAGAGCCACTGTAAGGACTTCACCTTACCGTATTTCTTTTCTCTCGTTGCTTTTGCGATACGCATTTGAAGCTTCAATACGTGTGCTTCAATGGATTTCCAGTCGATGGACTGCCATTGAGCGCCGTCAGAAGATGCACCAATCTCTTTCGAGATCACCATTTGCTTTCCTCCTTGAATAAAGTTCTTCAAATTCTCTCGCAATGGGAGACCAGTCGGAAGTGGGCTCACTTTCGTGATCAGACATAAGTCTGTATCTGCATCATTACAATGTAGCTTTCGCTTTTTCCGACCTCCTATACCTGCATCACTATCGGCCACAAAGGCTTTCCCAAAGGGAGTGATACAGGCTTACCCTGTTCCGTATGTTACGTAAAATGTCAGGTTAGATGCCCACTATAGTGCGGAGAGTGCAGTGACCACGAAAGAGTACTGTCCAACCTCTTTCCAACTCTCATTGCCTTTTGGCCACAGCGTATTAACCACTTCCGCTGCTTCATCATATAACGCACCTTGAATGGATTCACATACGTTCATCATACTGACTACCTAGCACTTACCCGAATTGTGGTTTTCAGGAGAAACGTCCTCTCACGATTCTGTTCCCACTCAGCCCAACGGCCAAGTTTCGTTACATTGTCCGAGCCGCTGCTTTATTCAGGCTCGTAGGTTCATCTGGTGATACAGACGGTTCACTCATAAAGCGGTGAACAACGCTTCATACGACTTCAGGTCGCACGGACAGTGTTAAGTTACCGTCCGCATACAGCAGTTTTAGCAAGTTGGTTTCGTTGGCGAATCCACTCTTGGTTTTGGTAGTGTTCAAATTTCTGTGTCATTTCAATAAACTAATATAAAAAAGGAAATGACACTTTATGTCTGACGATAAATACGAAATTGATATTCAGGAATTCGCTAAAGCACTTCAGTCCGGTCAGGGACTCAATGGCAAAGACGGGGTTCTCACTCCACTGATTAAGAAAATCACTGAAGCGGCAATGGGTGCTGAAATTGACCAGCATCTCGAATCTGAGCCTGAGAACCGGAAAAAAGGGAAATCCCGGAAAACAATCAAAACGATGTCCGGCGAGTTCGAACTGGAAACACCCCGTGACCGCAACGGGACTCCACTTCCCCCGCCAGATAATCCAGCTCCTGTCCGGTGATTTCAACATGCTCTGAATACCGGGCTTCAATATAAGCCCGTTGCAGGCGACGGAAACAGCGGCGATGGAATTTATTATCCAGCGGGAAGATCGTTTTAAATTCAGGATCAATCTGGGCGCAGAGCTTGCTCAGTTTTTCGATATTATGTGATTTGGCTAAATAATTGGTGCAGGTAAGCAGGGCACAGGCGTATAGATGCTCAGTGGCCTGATGAAGTTCAAAAGCGGCTTTTTTTAGTCTTGAACCCTTTCTGGCATAAATATACATCTCGAAGTCGTCATCTAAATTTTCAATCCACTGATCATAATGTTTTTTCGCAATCGCTTGTTTTTCTTCATCTGTGAGTTTACCCGGTAATGACAATTCCTTCGGCGTGGCGGAAAAAATCTCAATCCCTTCTTCCCGGATATCCCTGAAAAAATAATGACCCTGCTGCAGGCGTTCATTGACATCCCTGAGTGAATGGTGGTTTCAATGTGTCTAATGGCCGCGATCGCAGCCGTGAAACCGTGCTGACCAGTCTGACTTCCGGCGGTACGGCCAATATCACCGTTGGCGGCAATACGGATATCAAAGGCGCCACGATTGCCACCACAGATGCAGACGGCAAAGACACCGGCGACCTGACGCTGAAAACCGGCACCCTGACATACAGCGACCTGAGTAATACCAGCTACAGCAGTAATATGAGTGCCGGTTTCAGTACGGGGGCTGCAATTGGTGACGTTGTGAATGAAAAGACCGGTGAGACAGAAACCCAGGTCAGCATCGGCAGCAACACCACTTCAGCCCAGTTAAACGATAGCTCGGATTATCACAAAGGCAAAACGCTGGCGACAGTGGGACAGGGTAGTTTAATCATCGGCGATGAAGCAGGCAGCGACGACACTACCGCGCTGAACCGGGACGTGGAGAATTCAGAAACTGATTTGTTCACGGTAGATCGCCAGCAGGGGAACTTTGATGTTTCGATTGACCACCGGTTGTTCCATGAAGGCGGACATCTGGCGATAGCGGAAGATGTGAAACGTAACGAAATCACCTTCGACAGCATCGCAGATGCAATGGATGATGATAATCAGAGCGTTGGCCTGACCGGGAACGAAGAGGGTAAGGAAGGTGTACTGGATCATCTTGAGCACAAGCATGATTTCTTCACGGCGACGAAGAATTTTATCACGGATGAAAACAACGAAGCGCTGGTTAAAACACTCAATGATCCGAATGCAACCCCGGAGCAGAAACAGGCGGCCTACCAGTCTCTGTCAGCCTCGATTGCGAAGCAATTCGATCTGACTCCGGCTGAAGTTATGATGGCCTTGGTCGGTGAGAATGGTCAGCAGGGTCAGGGAGCTTATGGCGATGGTAAAATTTTCTTCAATGACGCAATGCACTTCAATCTGACCGACATTGTGAACACCATTGGTCATGAGACGCAGCATTATCTGGATGATAACCTGCTGCAAAGTAATGACAGTCAGACGTTTGAAGAAAACCGGGAAGAATACGCAGGTCTGATGGGAGAGGCGACGGCCGATTATGTCAGCTTTAACTTCGAAAACTCAGGCTTTGGTCACTTTGGCGGCTTCAATCTGCAAAACGGTACAACAGGTAGTGAGTTAATCAGGAACAATACCCAGACGTATGAAACAGTGCGGCTTGTGCTTTGGTTCACTGTTCGGCTGAATTTGCACCGGGAACAGAAAAATATAAGGAGATGAAAGCCCTTGAGGAAGCCGGGGCTGTTTATAAAGATGCTCCGCAGGTCTTGCTGAATTATAGCTTTACACAAGCTCAGGTGTCTCCGAGCCTCGGTGTCACAGTTGACCATCAATACCAATACAGCCCACAGGATGCGAATGCCGACAGAGCAAGTGCGGGTATGGATGCGGGTTATGAAAATATTGCTCAGGGGTTCAGAGACCACTATGGGCTGAATGTGACGGCAGAGCAGCTTAAGCAAGGGGTCAATGTGACCGGAAGTCTGATGGCTGCATTTTCAGCGGTACTCGGAGATAAGTTTGTTGCTGCAGATGTTCAGAAACTGGTGAAGAACTCTGGGGTATATCAGAAGCTGAAGGGGATTTCTGATATAGAGGCCGGAGCTCAGGTTAATACGGCTTATCATGCGACAAATGGTGCCGGTGTTGCACAAAATATTCTGGATGGGATTAATCCTAAGTTCTTAAATCCGGATAGTCGTTTTGGAAAAGCATTTTACATTGGTGATAGTGCGAATACAGTTACTAAAGAATTGGCACATCATAACGCTGATTCTACACATGCTATCAGATATACCATCAACAATGAGCAGGCGAAGGTTTTAGATTTAACGGATCCACAGGTTGCAAAAGAATGGGGTTATGCAGGTGGTGAAATTACCGATCAAACCAAACTTATTGGCCAAAAAGCTCAGGAGCAAGGGTTTAATGTCATTAAGTTTAATTCGGAGAGAAGTGATGGTGTAAATCTTGCCGTTATAGGTGATTTCAAAGAAGTATTGACACCAGAAATCGTGGTGCCGACAAATAGTGCGAATAGTGGAGTTGGTAGTCGTGGTAGAATTCCACAAAAGTCACTAGGGGAAAACAAGGATTCAAAAGCTATTGGTTCAGGAACTGTTTTGGCAGTTACTGAAAACCGGAATTTAAAGCAGATTAATGAAAGTAGTGGGAAATACTCGACTGAAATCGATGATAAAGTTACTGTTGTCCAGAAGGATGATGGTATTCCGGATTGGATTCAAGAAAGTTTTCTGGATTCAAATTATCGAACAGTTGTAACTAACCAGGACATAACTGTCTATCGTGTTTTTGGAGGTAATGCTAAGGTGCAAGGTGCATTTGTGAGCACAAATCCAGCACTAAATAAGATTCAAGCTAAAATTGACGCTGCACTATTGCCAGAATGGAAAAACACGAGAGAATTTGAAGCTGAAATCCATGTTCCCAAGGGGACTGAGTTAAATATTGGGAAAGTTGCACCTCAAACTATTGACTCTACTGGTACAGTTTTGGATGGTTCTTCAGATCAATTATTAATGCCACAAAACTGGTCGAAGGAATGGATTCAAAATATAAGGAATGTTAAGCCATGATCGGAATTAATGACTTGAAAAATCGAATTGAGTCTACGCTAAATGCTTTAGAGCAAAAGCAAAGATCATCTCAAGAAGCAATTGTAGATAATTTTATAGTTAAGTATATGGTTGTTCAGTCAGCGATACAGTCTGGCAAGCCAAAGGAGGAGATTCTTAAAGAAGCTCGTATCCTTCTTGGTTCCGCCAGGGGATACTTGGAAACCTCTAGTAACTATGAACAAGAGTTTCTTAAAGAAATGAGCAAAACAGAAAAATTGATTAAGCAGTTGAAAGAATAGAGTACGAGCTATGATGATTTCTGGCATATGAGTTGTGTGGATTGCGGTCTAATCAGTTGATTGATTTCGCCAGATCAACAGCCAACAAGAGACGTGCTGCGTGGCAGATAATAAACGTAACTGAACTTCACACACCTGAGTCGGTCGAAACAAGGAGTCCGGTAGTTGCTGACACCGCTGATACGATATAGTGTGAAAGGTTTTGAATTATTAGTGGATGTTACCAAAGGCGTAGATTTATATATGGTATTATACAGAGCAAATGGTTGTAGAGTACATTTGACTATGGCTCAGATTTTTACTGGCTTAAATTTGAGATTTAAGATGAAGTGTTAGCCGGTAGCCCGGAGCAAATATATCAAGCTGCTTTTACGGAGTTTACTCCAGACTCAAAATCTGGAGAACTACGAATTACCGGGTATCATTTAACAATCTGTCCAGGACTGATGATAATTACATTAAACTTGATGACATATAACGAAAACACAGGGATGAATATCTGGAAACATCCTGACTTGAAAGAACTTTAAATATGAACTCAGAAATGAATTTACGCTGCACCGTTTTTGAATATCAATGCCAACACTGTGGAAAACGATTCAAAGCCCCTGTATATACAGGGAGTGGCTATGGGCAGTTTTTAATGAGAAATTATGTGTCAGGCCATCATGTCTGGCTGGATGTTTTCTCCGATGATGTCATCAACGAGATGGATCAGCTTATTTCTGCTCATCCTGCGGTGTCTTCTCTCGGTGAAAACGCTCAGTCAGATATCTTCCAGAAAATAGTAGGGTATCTTTATGATCCGGATTCTGAAGGGAATTATTACGGGATAGGTATTGACCCTCAATGTCCTTTTTGTAACGCGCATCAGGCAAAATCTTTTAGGGAGGTTTTTCCTAATGAATACATGGAGTTATCGGTGGTCAGAATTACAGCAAGGCAATGGAAACAAATGTCTCAGGATGAAAAAATTGAGAAAATTAATCAGCTGATACAGGGTATAATTATGTAGATATTATCTTGAGACTGTCACATAAGCTATACATCTGACAGATTTAAATATGCTTAGATAAGCGATTACCCAATGAATGAGACTGTTCATAATTCTGAATCAGCCTGGCTGGCATAAATCTTCCCCTGACAAAATCGCTCCACAGCCCCCTTTAACTTCACCACTTTCCCCGCCAGATAATCCAGCTCCTCAATGGTGATTTCAAAATGCTCTGAATACCGGGCTTCAATATAAGCCCGTTGCAGGCGGCGGAAGCTGCGGCGATGAAATTTATTATCCAGCGGGAAGATCGTTTTAAATTCAGGATCAATCTGGGCGCAGAGCTTGCTCAGTTTTTCGATATTATGTGACTTGGGTAGGTATTCCAACACATAATACCCGTCCTTTGTATAATCAACTGGAAAATGAAATCTATCCTGATGTCTCATGTGGCCCTACCAGTTGTGCTATGATATTGGAAAGTAAAGGTATTGAAGGTTTTACCCCGGATAAAATCAGCCAGCTACTCTTAGATAAGTATCAGTCAACGGGAACGACTACAAGTGATTTAAAATATGCGATGACAGAAATCGGATTGACGACAAGAGTTTTTCAAAATAGTAGTACAAATACCTTGTTACGTTTACAAAGGTTGGTTGATAAGGATAACCCTGCCATAGTACAACTAAATATGGGAAATAATTATCATTTTGTTGTGTTAGATGAAATTGTTGCTATGCCAAATAAGGAACTTTTATTTAAGATCAGAGACCCGGCTAAAGGTGTTCATTATGGTTTAAAACAGTCAGATTTTGAATCATTATGGCAACATGGGGATCTTTTAGTTACGAAACCAAGGAATTAATATGAATCTGTCAGAATTATTTTCATTTACCAATAAAATGGCTGATGTTGTACGTATCGAGTGTTTCTATGTTGCGAATTCAAAAGAAGCATATCTGGTTGATAATCTAGAAAATATTAATTTTATGCTTGATGTGTCTGGCACGAACATAAAGTCTTCGTTAGAAGGCTATATTTCTACATATGGTGGTGGAGAAGGACGCTGGTACAATATGGTTCCGTGTCAATGTATTGCTGAAATTGTATATAAAAAAGAAAGTCATAAGCCTATTATAAAAAATGTTGTCCGCTTTTCTATGCAACAAGATAATGTTTGGTACACCACAATTCCTCACAATGATTTATCTGAGATCGATACAAACATTGAAGAGATAGTCAGGAATTTTGAGTCTTACCGCAATAAAACAATTGAAATATCCGGGCACCTTTTACTTAAAGGAAGTGACGCAACGATAAGCTCCTCTAATCAATATCAGGATCCACAAAATTATACGCTCAAACTAATAAATCCTTATTGTGAAGAGATTATTGAGTCTCACTTTACACCTGATGATTTATCACCTGACTATGAAGAAATGGTGAAATTAACCGGACGTGTGGATTATTCATCTGATGGTTCTTTATGTGTGACAGCAGTTGATGAATGGAATGTAATTTATTCTTCAGCGACTATTCATTTTACCGGCTTAGGCCGGTGTCGATATCTTGAGGAAAAAAAGGGCTTTGTTTCCTAAATTTGATTTAATTGAATTAGTTTTAACTCGATGTTCAGTGTGTATGCTCCTAAATTGATTCAGTCTTCAGACATTCAATCGTATGTTAACCGAAATCACCATCAGTCGATGGTGATTTTTTGCCTTTAAGCTATCAACTACTCAGGGCGAGAGCATTTAAAGGAGATGAATTATACTAGTGTGATTACCGAGGGAGACTGACGGACTAATTACCGAGGGACTTTGTCACTCCAGCATAAAGACAAACAGATTTTAGAAAACCGCAAACAAGTCTTAATGTTATACCGGCAGGCCAATCTAGTACGTTGGTCAGGACATATCAGGAACTGTGAACCTGTTGGTAAAGTGGAATTGAATCCGGATAAGAGGCCGGAAACAGATGAAAAAGAAGTAGCTTAAATATTAAGCAAATGATGACAACTATCTTGAAAAACACCGTTATTGACGGTGGAAATATTACATTGAAGAGGTTTTAAAATGTCAATGAGTTTAAATTTGGAAATCGCTTCAGGCGTAACTGTGGGGTTACTAAGAGATTCTTTGGTAGCTACTAACTATGATGAACTAATTGAAAATACAGATGGTTTTATAGCACACTTACCAGATACTAACGTGAGAGTTCACGCGACTACAAAGTTAGATAATACAGCTATACTGGCTGAAGGATTAGATAATTTAAGCTGGGAAGTTGGGCTAAGAGCTTTTTTTTATGTAGACCTAAGTAAAGAAAATGCATTGGATGATATTAAAAAAATAGTGACACAAATTGCAGATAAAACAACTTTTGATTTTGTTTTATCTTTGCATTATGAATCTATCTATGCTGTGAAAAAATCAGGATATCTTTGGTTAAAAGAAAATTTTTGTACTTAACTAATTATAATTATTTATAAATTTCATTTCTTCTGAAATAGCTGAGTTGTTCCAGAGTTTATTTTTTTGTGAATGGGGTATGGCATTGATGTTGGAGATATAGATTGTTCGCAAATTTCTAAAAATTATTATGAAATTGCAGAAAAACAAGGAAAAATAATTGTATTCAGAGATGCCAATGCTCCATGGCTTTCAGGACCAGAAAAGCACTTGAGAGGCAAGTTTAATACTCCATTCAAAGATTTTTCTGAGTTTTATTACCCACAATCGGTCAAAGGTGGAGAAACTAGAGAGACGCGTGAATCATATCATGCTTTATATACAGATGGCCGATATTTTTATGATGGTGGGTTACATAATGATGGAATCCCTATAGGGGATTATATGAAATTGATTAAATTCATGAATGAAATAACACCTGCTTATAGAGTATATAATCCTGAGACAGGAGAATTAATGAAAGGTAAAATTTATGGAAAGTAAATATTCTGATTTCAGAGAAGCAGCAGAAAAAGTCGGTGCAGCATTTTCTGTAATATATGTTCTTTATTCAAAAAAACTGATTACCTGGTCTTCATCATCTCCGTCAATAACGCCCCGTGGGTATAATGAGCATCATGTACCCATTGTAAAGTGGCAATATAACAAGACATGTCTTGATATGGGAAGCGAAGTTAAAGCTCTCATAGAAAAGCGATTTGATTCAATAATTGATTGGAACGTTGAAGCTTTGCAGTTCAATAATAGATGGCTATTAGTTCCACAGAGAGTTCAAGATGTGAGGGAGCAAGACGAGATAGATTTGGTAGAGGCTACATCTATCATAACTATGAATGATCCTGATTTTGCTATCAAAGCTAACCGTGAACTAATTAATCTTGCGGAGTTTTTAAATTTGAAGCTTTAGTGTGAGTCTGATGAGACTGTTACATGTTTTGTATAACTGGCTGATTTAAATTGAATTAGTCACGAATTAAACTGGTATCTTCTTGAAAAATGAGAGTTATCCGTTTTTATAAAGGTACTGAATCTTTAATCAAAACAAAAGAGGTAACTCTCATGCTTCAGCAATTACCGGAAATCGCACAGTTTATGGCGGTTCATCCTGTGTTCTTCTCTCAGGCGGTAGCGAATGCTTGTACTGAGACACTGGTCGAGGGTAAGCGTGATACTGGTGAAATTTTGGTTCTGCATATGATGGGTACCTGATCCAGCTTATCAGGATCTGGTGAGCCGGTTGCAAAGTAAAGATGACACTGTGTCCGGCAACGCGCGTAAAGAGCTTTTCCAGATTGCGTTGGAACGGTTCGGGCTGACCCGGCAGGATCTGCACTTCTACGACAGTACACAAACGACCTCGACAGTACTGAAGGACAGCATCCTTGGTGATGTGAAGGCAGCCACTGTCACGGATGAAAACAGTGCGCTTCAGGGCACCTCGTTTATCGATACAGCCGGGGATGATGAAGTAACCCGTGATGATGTCAATCAAAGCATGGGACAGGAGCTCGCGCGACAGGAAGAATTACAGGGTCAGGATGATTTCCACCTGTTTGATCGTAGCGAAGGAGAAGCGGATGCGGTGGCAGAAGCGATGGCAGCGCAGTTTGCCCATCGTCTGGAACATGTGACCGGTGCGGATCAGGATTATGGCTCAGGCAACAACTACGGTCAGGCGTTGCGGGAGAATACAACCCTGGTGAGTGCGGGAACACAGGTTGCCAATCAGGTGGGGAATGCCACGGTTGAATACCGGCAGCTTTATGTTCAGGAAGCCCGGGTCATTTTGCAAAATGCCGCCACTTATGCAGAAACGCATGGGATAAGTGAGACAGAGGCGAAGAAAGCACTCTTTCAGCAGGCATTACTTCAGGTAGATCAAACCTGGGCGTCACAGTCACATATTCAGGAAAATCCGGAGGCCAGAGAAGCGCTGTCAGCAATTGCAGCGCAGCAGGATGGCGATGTTCATGAATCTGCTATAGGGCAAAGCTTCTGGGGGCTATTGGGTGCAACATCCAGTCCTTACTTCCAGGCTGCGAATCAGGCGATTTATGAAGACAGCGGCATCAATGCCCGTGAAAATGCTCAGATTGAAGGGGGCGCTGCAGGTGAAGCTAATCCGATCCGTCAGTATGCCACAGCAAATGGTGAAGCACCGGTTGATGTGACATTGGGTGAAGCCGCAGATTCAGCTTATGATCAGGTCACAGGGACAGCAAAGGCAATTTATGAGGCAGTGAGCGAAGATCCGGCTGGTGTTGCAGAGCAACTGGCTGGTGCAGTTGTGGATAAAACAAAAGAAGTACTGGCTGACCCCGGTGTGCTGCTGCCGGAGGAGAATAAAGGAAGCGCCGGTGACAGACAGCTGGCCGCAGAACTTCAGGGAGAAGAGGAAAAAGCCCAACAGGAAGCGGGTAGCCAGTTCATCGAAGATGCAGTCAGCCTGATAGGCAGCCCGGTCGCAGCGAAGGGAGAAAAACTGGCGGGCGAGCTGGCGATAAAAGGTTTGGCTTAAGCGGCAGAAGAAGTCGTTCAGGCAGCCGGTAAAGGTGCAGTTGAACTGGTTGAGTCGCAGGCAGGTAAGCAACTGGGACATGGCATTGATGTCGGAGATTTTGGTAAGCTTGCAGATGATGCAGTCGGGGATGCTGATTTTGCAGATGTTGGTGTTGGGTCGGTGCTGGCTGATGCGATTAGTGATAACTCGGCATATTTAGATAATTTTGTTGAAGTCAATGATGATAAATTTATGTATTTATTTGGAAAGGTGACAGAAGGTCGCCAGCATAATATTGATCGTTCTGGAGGCTTAGCACTTGATTTTAAACGATTAGGGTTAAGAGATGATGAAGATGGTCGAGAGATATTACGCCATCATTTTAATAGTGTAGGTTCTCGAACTGATAATATTATTCGATCTTTTGATTCCGACTATGGGACTCAAGATGTTCATGAATCTTTACTATTTGGTCCGTCGGGCAAAGCTGCTCGT includes these proteins:
- a CDS encoding HEPN domain-containing protein, which encodes MLEYLPKSHNIEKLSKLCAQIDPEFKTIFPLDNKFHRRSFRRLQRAYIEARYSEHFEITIEELDYLAGKVVKLKGAVERFCQGKIYASQADSEL
- a CDS encoding HEPN domain-containing protein, with product MSLPGKLTDEEKQAIAKKHYDQWIENLDDDFEMYIYARKGSRLKKAAFELHQATEHLYACALLTCTNYLAKSHNIEKLSKLCAQIDPEFKTIFPLDNKFHRRCFRRLQRAYIEARYSEHVEITGQELDYLAGEVESRCGHGVFPVRTRRTSF
- the ltrA gene encoding group II intron reverse transcriptase/maturase, encoding MVISKEIGASSDGAQWQSIDWKSIEAHVLKLQMRIAKATREKKYGKVKSLQWLLTHSRSAKLLAVKRVSQNKGSKTPGIDGVTWTTDARRMKAVNQLSRKAYSAKPLKRIYIPKKNGKLRPLGIPCMIDRAQQALHLLAFEPVSETLADLNSYGFRTNRSTADAVSQCFKCLALKRSAKWVLEGDIKACFDKIGHQWLMDNITVDKRMLEQWLKSGYVDKGLFYDTDEGTPQGGIISPTLMLMTLAGIEQQIKSTALKKGARANFIGYADDFVVTCSSKEVLVNDIKPLVAGFLAERGLALSEEKTKITHIDDGFNFLGFNHRKYKGKLLIKPSKSNTLLFLRNLRELIKKHATIPVNDLIKLINPKLRGWANYYRHCVAKQIFGYVGHKLFQALWHWAVRRHPTKSKDWVVHKYFLNRKGQWQFHGWQKIMNMDCHFNLFQIAKVPIERHVKIRSAATPFDPQYQEYLAKRKPKRLARNSWNEPASTAL
- a CDS encoding cysteine peptidase family C39 domain-containing protein; amino-acid sequence: MTWVGIPTHNTRPLYNQLENEIYPDVSCGPTSCAMILESKGIEGFTPDKISQLLLDKYQSTGTTTSDLKYAMTEIGLTTRVFQNSSTNTLLRLQRLVDKDNPAIVQLNMGNNYHFVVLDEIVAMPNKELLFKIRDPAKGVHYGLKQSDFESLWQHGDLLVTKPRN